A genomic window from Deltaproteobacteria bacterium includes:
- a CDS encoding galactose mutarotase, translated as MHSTKDERGPSVPGFRIFELGRLKSGECVSAVELTAGKFKAAFINFGARLLYLNMDDRRGVEGNISLRYDGVYGYEKDNAYLGATIGRIANRVSNAQFELDGEVYELPANERRGNHLHGGPGGLHTRLWQMRVLRFTEGPGRIGVEFSTEDADGAQGYPGRAVFKARYTLSVDGELATEYVTLCERKSVSDLTNHAYWNLSSHAPEGATVKGHLLKMNASAYLETDAKMIPTGEKVQVDGTSLDFRTVSSIEQHLDELGEAELDHYFVIDDDAPVLNTWVGEESVKLRHAATLEHPGTGRELEVFTDQPGLQVYSANRLSRISQGRWRDYGALCLEAQGYPDAVNKPNFPSIEVEADIPRIQRTVWRFSLQDQDHSVS; from the coding sequence ATGCATTCCACCAAAGACGAAAGAGGACCAAGTGTCCCGGGGTTTCGAATATTTGAATTGGGTAGACTCAAGAGCGGCGAATGTGTCTCGGCTGTTGAGCTTACGGCTGGAAAGTTTAAGGCTGCGTTCATCAACTTTGGAGCTCGGTTGCTCTACTTGAACATGGATGACCGGCGAGGCGTGGAAGGTAATATCTCCCTACGTTACGACGGAGTCTATGGCTACGAGAAAGACAACGCTTATCTGGGAGCGACGATTGGTCGAATCGCCAATCGGGTATCCAACGCTCAATTTGAACTCGATGGTGAAGTTTACGAGTTACCGGCCAATGAACGCCGTGGGAACCATTTACATGGTGGCCCGGGCGGTCTGCACACAAGGCTGTGGCAGATGAGGGTCTTGCGGTTTACCGAAGGTCCAGGGCGTATCGGGGTCGAATTTTCAACCGAAGACGCAGATGGTGCCCAGGGCTATCCAGGCCGCGCTGTCTTTAAGGCACGGTATACTTTGAGTGTCGATGGTGAATTGGCCACTGAGTATGTGACGCTATGCGAAAGAAAAAGCGTCTCAGATCTCACGAACCACGCTTATTGGAACCTTTCAAGTCACGCTCCAGAAGGAGCGACGGTGAAGGGGCATTTGCTGAAAATGAATGCAAGTGCGTATCTTGAGACGGATGCTAAAATGATTCCAACCGGTGAAAAGGTTCAGGTCGATGGTACATCGCTCGACTTCCGGACGGTATCGTCCATCGAGCAGCACTTAGATGAATTGGGTGAGGCGGAGCTCGACCACTATTTTGTAATCGATGACGATGCGCCTGTTCTCAACACCTGGGTTGGTGAAGAGAGCGTTAAGCTTCGGCATGCGGCGACCTTGGAGCATCCAGGTACTGGCCGCGAACTTGAAGTCTTCACCGACCAGCCAGGTTTACAGGTATACTCGGCAAACCGGTTGTCTCGGATCTCTCAGGGACGATGGCGTGATTATGGTGCACTGTGCTTGGAAGCCCAGGGTTATCCAGATGCCGTTAATAAGCCAAACTTTCCATCGATTGAGGTAGAGGCAGACATTCCGCGGATTCAGCGGACCGTTTGGAGATTCTCGCTCCAAGACCAAGACCACTCCGTATCCTAA
- a CDS encoding matrixin family metalloprotease, with the protein MMRVLWIAMAMILAVPSTASAYVCTRVSDGEGNETGPSLSWFWRDGGRMLSFGVQQDGTTDIEGSAEFNDLKDSFLVWQNLEMEDSAGCDLGMGTDLEFYGLDSATTLPGDVLTSSDRAGYDYLEPSMNENLLVFRDEGWPHAGQGALIIALTTLTYNSLTGEILDSDIEYNSEKFSFTDRGNANKNTDLMNTTVHELGHFLGLGHTADADDTMFPRADTGEIKKRNLTCSDAKGIVFKYPADATVNADLPPGAERNGYCNPPSADCGYCAPPQELNRVPAVEVVSRNNGSLEGGGGCQSSPVAPLWLLLMVTGLLSLTRRRVL; encoded by the coding sequence ATGATGCGAGTCCTCTGGATAGCCATGGCCATGATTTTAGCAGTTCCGTCCACAGCATCTGCCTATGTGTGTACACGCGTTTCCGACGGTGAAGGCAATGAAACGGGGCCATCTTTGTCATGGTTTTGGCGAGATGGTGGCCGAATGCTCAGCTTTGGTGTTCAGCAAGATGGCACCACAGATATTGAAGGCAGTGCAGAGTTTAACGACCTCAAGGACTCTTTTCTGGTTTGGCAAAACCTTGAGATGGAAGATTCGGCGGGCTGTGATTTAGGGATGGGAACAGACCTTGAATTTTATGGTCTCGACTCTGCAACCACTCTTCCAGGCGACGTGTTAACGAGCAGCGATAGAGCAGGTTACGACTACCTTGAACCATCTATGAATGAGAACCTTTTGGTTTTTCGTGATGAAGGTTGGCCGCATGCTGGGCAAGGTGCTTTGATTATTGCCCTCACCACACTGACTTACAATTCACTCACGGGCGAGATTCTTGATTCCGACATCGAGTATAATTCTGAAAAATTCTCATTTACGGATAGAGGCAATGCAAACAAGAATACCGACCTCATGAATACGACTGTTCATGAGCTCGGCCACTTTCTCGGCCTGGGCCATACGGCTGATGCAGATGATACGATGTTCCCAAGGGCCGATACGGGTGAAATCAAAAAACGTAATTTGACCTGCAGCGACGCTAAAGGAATCGTGTTCAAATATCCGGCCGACGCCACGGTCAATGCTGATTTACCACCGGGAGCTGAGCGTAACGGCTATTGCAATCCTCCAAGCGCTGATTGTGGTTACTGTGCGCCGCCGCAAGAACTCAACCGCGTGCCGGCAGTAGAAGTGGTCAGTAGAAACAATGGAAGCCTTGAAGGCGGAGGAGGCTGCCAGTCTTCACCCGTAGCTCCCTTGTGGTTGCTGCTCATGGTTACAGGTTTACTAAGCCTAACTCGGAGAAGAGTGCTTTAA
- a CDS encoding LemA family protein — translation MKWLAFTLIACTLPACGYNEVIERDEDVKAAWSEVENQYKRRADLIPNVVKTVKGAADFEKETLQGVVEARSKVSQINVDSSIIDDPAKMQAFEKAQTGLSGALSKLMMVVERYPELKATQSFRDLQVQLEGTENRIAVARKRYIESVAAYNKVVLLFPSSIGASMRGKETRENLKGKAEDAEAPKVEF, via the coding sequence ATGAAATGGTTAGCCTTTACCCTGATTGCATGCACACTTCCCGCTTGCGGCTACAACGAAGTCATTGAACGAGACGAGGATGTCAAAGCAGCTTGGTCTGAAGTAGAGAACCAATACAAACGAAGAGCCGACCTGATTCCCAACGTGGTTAAAACCGTGAAAGGCGCGGCAGACTTTGAAAAAGAAACGCTCCAAGGTGTCGTCGAAGCACGTTCCAAAGTGTCGCAGATCAACGTCGACTCTTCCATCATCGATGACCCGGCTAAAATGCAAGCATTCGAAAAAGCGCAAACCGGACTAAGCGGTGCACTCTCGAAGCTCATGATGGTGGTTGAACGCTATCCTGAACTCAAGGCCACGCAGTCTTTTCGAGACCTCCAAGTTCAACTCGAAGGAACAGAAAATAGAATTGCCGTAGCACGCAAACGCTATATTGAATCTGTTGCTGCCTACAACAAAGTCGTCCTGCTTTTCCCTTCTAGTATCGGCGCAAGCATGCGCGGCAAAGAGACTCGCGAAAACCTAAAAGGTAAAGCTGAGGATGCTGAAGCTCCAAAGGTAGAGTTCTAA
- a CDS encoding helix-turn-helix transcriptional regulator encodes MARSKKPIKPRKLPAQERSKVTYDAILKATAQVLAAEGVDRVNTNRVAEVAGVSIGSLYQYFPNKEAM; translated from the coding sequence GTGGCTCGTTCAAAAAAACCAATAAAACCAAGGAAGTTACCGGCTCAAGAGCGGTCGAAGGTTACTTATGACGCGATTTTAAAGGCAACTGCTCAGGTTTTGGCGGCTGAAGGTGTAGACCGGGTCAATACAAACCGGGTTGCCGAAGTGGCAGGGGTGAGCATCGGCTCGCTTTATCAGTACTTTCCCAACAAAGAAGCGATGA
- a CDS encoding sterol desaturase family protein: MRNQFKYVPPALINNVTYAIAMLAIFIVLEIYGAEVWASLPGTVSLELLFIGGGFTFYMAWFWLCAAPYLLLDHYKKPAFLFKYKIQTGKDGSTSTLAPGRLKHTVWVVLKNQFLGTLPVIVGVYYLMVWRGMSYDQAFPSWTEIVWHLAVILLVEEILFYTVHRTLHQKRWYGSIHRIHHEYKESICIATHYVHFAEHMLGNLFPIFAGTLLLGAHPITLILWIGMAVTNALHTHSGYHFPWMAYSLHHDYHHYRIRGNYGVLGLLDWIFKTDGPFAMLHKAHKAEGKKLPAEQTSASGAFSLEG; encoded by the coding sequence ATGCGTAATCAATTTAAATATGTGCCACCGGCACTCATCAACAATGTCACCTACGCCATCGCCATGTTGGCCATCTTCATTGTCCTGGAGATCTATGGCGCGGAAGTCTGGGCATCACTGCCTGGCACCGTCAGCCTCGAGCTCCTCTTTATTGGAGGCGGATTCACGTTTTACATGGCCTGGTTTTGGCTTTGTGCGGCGCCCTACCTTTTGTTGGACCATTACAAAAAGCCCGCCTTTTTATTTAAGTATAAAATTCAGACTGGCAAAGACGGCAGCACCAGTACCCTTGCTCCAGGACGGCTCAAGCACACGGTGTGGGTTGTGCTTAAGAATCAATTCCTTGGCACCCTTCCGGTAATTGTTGGCGTCTATTACCTCATGGTCTGGAGAGGTATGAGCTATGACCAAGCCTTCCCAAGCTGGACTGAAATCGTGTGGCATTTGGCGGTCATCTTACTTGTGGAAGAAATCCTCTTCTACACCGTTCACCGTACGCTCCATCAAAAACGCTGGTATGGATCCATCCACAGAATCCATCATGAATACAAAGAGTCTATTTGTATCGCCACCCACTATGTTCATTTCGCGGAACATATGCTGGGCAACCTATTCCCAATATTCGCAGGTACACTCTTACTGGGCGCACATCCCATCACTCTGATTCTATGGATTGGAATGGCAGTGACCAACGCACTCCACACCCACTCAGGGTATCACTTCCCCTGGATGGCCTACTCACTGCACCACGACTACCATCATTACCGCATCCGCGGGAACTATGGTGTTTTAGGGCTCTTGGATTGGATTTTTAAAACAGATGGTCCCTTCGCAATGCTACACAAAGCGCATAAGGCCGAAGGGAAAAAACTGCCAGCAGAGCAAACCAGTGCTTCCGGAGCATTTAGTCTCGAAGGTTAG
- a CDS encoding sensor histidine kinase, translated as MLFVLAGCQPVIQGENSRDGKLDLRANDDLRSAKVLRLDGKWLFRWQELLEPASFQNTPIAPMFEIEVPSIWNGQFSDGDETGLSGEGFATYALELYLPDEPPGASWGVLIEEVSSAYSLYAVTKDNVYPLSSNGRLGKTPSEHIPQWAPRISELPTLAGEKVWLVLHVSNFSYARGGVWKPLYIGTYDGLTRDLMVRRLVSAGLLGLLLVMALYHLARFLMRSSDLGSAWFTLLCVLVFIREFSVSRMIDFYSYVPTDEMFSILIRFEFLSFQMAGPAVMSFVGTVFPGVVYRRLTRLAWLVSTPYFIISIFGTTEAMSVVLRSYYPIIGLQVLTICIYLSYCVAKGRSFAWVALFGCAAMGVGAVNDMLFTQSYSSSEFWSTYSFAVFVLVESYLLAAQSTWSFQQVDKSRKDNLEKIKAQFESARLEKQLNGALKTKIHIFSNVAHELNNPLNYVSLGADGTQQSVRDVKSILDNLLGDAKNSPEAKQVVDQIEDHFDSIGKNLDIISSGSQVAANVVTEMRGLAEIDGAIREALAVGDLIDGAMRRVRADQQPEILEKMHFEESLGDLTTVVEGNPYMLIHAMSHVLINAVRFCTLATESPTVWLSGKSSASSWILSIQNNGPPISASAIESLLEPGALAEVGRNLPVARELLREQGASLRLADAGHITGRVIFEIELPLSGQGPATVAVSPA; from the coding sequence GTGTTGTTTGTACTCGCGGGTTGTCAGCCAGTGATTCAAGGTGAGAATTCACGTGACGGGAAGCTCGACTTACGCGCCAACGATGATTTACGTAGCGCTAAGGTTTTAAGGCTCGACGGGAAATGGTTATTCCGCTGGCAAGAACTACTGGAGCCGGCGAGCTTTCAAAATACTCCAATCGCACCGATGTTTGAGATTGAAGTTCCATCAATCTGGAATGGGCAATTTTCAGATGGTGACGAGACAGGTTTGTCGGGTGAAGGTTTTGCGACCTACGCACTTGAACTCTATTTGCCGGATGAACCGCCGGGCGCTTCATGGGGTGTTTTGATTGAAGAGGTTTCTTCAGCATACTCCCTCTACGCGGTGACTAAAGATAACGTTTACCCGCTGTCGAGCAATGGGCGCCTTGGCAAGACACCTTCAGAACATATTCCACAGTGGGCACCTCGCATCTCAGAACTGCCCACTCTTGCTGGCGAAAAAGTGTGGTTGGTTCTTCACGTCTCTAATTTCTCCTACGCTCGGGGAGGAGTTTGGAAACCTCTCTACATTGGCACCTACGATGGGCTTACCCGTGATTTAATGGTGCGCCGCCTGGTCAGCGCGGGTCTGCTTGGGCTTCTTCTGGTGATGGCGCTTTATCATCTGGCGAGATTTTTGATGCGTTCGTCAGATTTAGGCAGTGCTTGGTTTACTCTTTTGTGTGTTCTGGTTTTTATTCGAGAATTCAGTGTTTCCCGAATGATTGACTTCTACAGTTATGTCCCAACCGATGAAATGTTTAGCATACTCATACGCTTTGAATTTTTGAGCTTCCAGATGGCAGGGCCTGCCGTTATGAGTTTCGTGGGCACAGTCTTTCCGGGGGTAGTTTATCGACGCTTAACGAGACTGGCTTGGCTCGTAAGTACTCCTTATTTTATCATTTCGATTTTCGGCACCACTGAGGCTATGTCGGTCGTTTTGAGAAGTTATTACCCCATCATTGGTCTACAGGTCCTCACTATCTGCATCTATCTAAGTTATTGCGTGGCGAAGGGGCGCAGCTTTGCCTGGGTAGCTTTGTTTGGGTGCGCCGCGATGGGTGTGGGCGCAGTTAACGACATGTTGTTTACCCAGAGTTACAGCAGCAGTGAATTTTGGTCGACATACTCGTTTGCTGTTTTTGTATTGGTGGAAAGCTACCTCTTGGCAGCTCAGTCAACTTGGTCCTTTCAGCAGGTAGATAAGTCCCGTAAAGACAACCTCGAGAAAATCAAAGCTCAATTTGAGTCGGCGCGGCTTGAAAAGCAGTTGAATGGCGCTCTGAAAACGAAAATTCACATATTCTCAAATGTCGCACATGAACTGAATAACCCGTTGAACTATGTGAGTTTGGGAGCTGATGGTACGCAGCAAAGTGTGAGAGACGTGAAGAGTATTTTGGATAATCTCTTGGGTGATGCGAAGAACTCCCCCGAGGCCAAGCAGGTGGTTGACCAAATTGAGGACCACTTCGACAGCATCGGGAAAAATCTCGATATCATTTCTTCTGGTTCTCAAGTTGCCGCCAACGTGGTCACTGAAATGAGGGGCTTGGCTGAAATTGATGGTGCCATTCGTGAGGCATTGGCGGTTGGAGACCTTATTGATGGTGCCATGAGGCGTGTTCGTGCGGACCAGCAGCCTGAGATTTTGGAAAAGATGCATTTTGAGGAATCCTTGGGTGACTTGACGACAGTCGTCGAAGGAAATCCCTACATGCTCATTCATGCCATGAGTCATGTGTTGATCAATGCCGTGCGCTTCTGCACGTTGGCTACCGAATCACCCACGGTTTGGCTAAGCGGCAAGTCTTCGGCTTCATCATGGATTTTATCCATACAAAATAATGGCCCGCCCATTTCGGCTAGCGCGATAGAATCATTGTTAGAGCCCGGGGCGCTTGCTGAGGTTGGGCGAAATCTTCCTGTCGCGCGAGAGCTGCTACGAGAACAAGGTGCGAGCCTTCGTTTGGCTGATGCGGGGCATATCACTGGGCGCGTAATTTTCGAGATAGAGCTGCCTTTGTCGGGTCAGGGGCCTGCTACAGTGGCGGTTTCACCGGCTTAA